In Bacillus sp. KH172YL63, one genomic interval encodes:
- the leuD gene encoding 3-isopropylmalate dehydratase small subunit produces MAINHVEGRVFPLRRDNVDTDQIIPKQFLKRIERKGFGQYLFYHWRFEDDGKSLRSDFALDTPRYQDAEILLGGKNFGCGSSREHAPWALQDFGFKVILAKSFADIFFNNCLKNGILPIRLDDAIVDAFMKNERQSDSYTIDVSLEKQEIRDSEGLTARFEIDPYWKTMLLKGLDEIDLTLHYGTKIEEYENKYEVSDLGI; encoded by the coding sequence GTGGCAATCAATCATGTGGAAGGAAGGGTATTTCCTTTAAGGCGTGACAACGTCGATACAGACCAGATCATCCCGAAGCAATTCCTGAAACGAATCGAGCGGAAGGGCTTCGGTCAGTACTTGTTTTATCATTGGCGATTTGAAGACGATGGGAAATCGCTCAGAAGCGATTTTGCCCTTGATACACCGAGATATCAGGATGCCGAAATCCTTCTTGGAGGCAAAAATTTCGGCTGCGGATCTTCAAGGGAACACGCACCGTGGGCCCTTCAGGATTTTGGATTCAAGGTCATACTTGCGAAAAGCTTTGCGGATATCTTTTTTAACAACTGCTTGAAAAATGGAATCCTGCCTATCCGGCTAGACGATGCCATCGTGGATGCGTTCATGAAAAATGAACGACAGTCCGATTCCTATACAATTGACGTCTCACTTGAGAAACAGGAGATAAGAGATTCTGAAGGGCTGACCGCCCGGTTTGAAATCGATCCGTACTGGAAGACGATGCTCCTGAAGGGGCTTGACGAAATAGATTTGACCCTGCATTACGGCACAAAAATCGAAGAATACGAAAACAAATA